TACAAGCCAAGGAAATAAAGGTTTTTCTTGTACTTCTTCAATTCCTCTAAAAAGAGTTTGAAAAAGATGGTGGTGGGTATTTACAAAGCCAGGTAATGCTATAAGGTTTGAACAATCAATAATTTCCTCTTTTTCACCTACAGAAATATTTTTTCCAATAGATACAATTTCATTGTTTTTTATTAATATATCCACATTGTTAAGTATTTCATTTTTGTCATTAAAAGTAACAACCTTTGAAAGGTTTTTAAGCAATAAAGCCATTTTAAATCCACCCCTTTTCATAAAAATTAAATTAAATTGCACAAAGATATAAGTAAAAAAGTAAATTGTTAAAAGTTAAATATTGTAATTTTGATTATATGTAAAAAATATTAAAAATTCAATAATTTACAAAGGTATATTAAAATGATAAAATTTATCAAAACGATAAAATCAGTTATTTGTATAATAATCAAGTCATTTAACATATTTACAGGAAAAAATATTATCAATGTGATAACAAAGAAAATATTTATCAAGAGGAGGTGACTAAATAATAGGAATAATTAAGCAGATGCCTTTGGCACGAATAATGCTTAAATTGTAATAAAAGATTAAATAAATAATTTATATTAATATTTGGAGGAATTTTCATGGCAAAAGTTATAGCAGTAAACATAAGTGAAAAAAAAGGAGTAGTAAAACATCCTATAGAAAAAGGTTTTTTTAGAAAAAATCATGGTCTTGAAGGAGATGCACATGCGGGAAATTGGCATAGACAAGTAAGTCTTCTTGCTAAAGAAAGTATAGATAAAATGAAAAAACTAGGATTAGATAAGTTGTCTGCAGGAGATTTTGGAGAAAATATAACAACTGAAGGAATAGTTATTCATGAGCTTCCTATAGGTACAAAATTAAAAATTGGAGAAACTGAAATGGAGGTTACTCAAATAGGTAAGAAGTGTCATAATGGTTGTGAAATTAAAAAACTAGTTGGAGATTGTATAATGCCAAGAGAAGGTATATTTACAATAGTAATTAAGGAAGGAGAGATTAAACCAGGGGATGAAATAAAAATTATTAAATACTAATCTAAAGAAAAATAAGTATTTTTTAAATAACAAATCTATATTAAGAAGTATTGAAATTAAAGATAATAGATTTGGGGGAATTGATGTGGGAATAGAAAATAAAAAAAGTGAGTTAAGGTATAAACTTCATGAGAAACCGCCTCTAAAGACTTCAATATTATTAGCATTTCAAACTATTTTAACTGGATTTGGGGGGATTGTTGCAGTTCCCTTAGTAGTAGCTGGAACTTTAGGACTTCCTTTTGATGAAATTACATTTTGGGTAAGCTGTGCTCTTTTTGTTGCAGGAATAGTTACTATTATTCAATCCCATGGACTTGGTAAAATAGGCTCAAGACTACCTATTGTAATGGGAACGTCCTTTGCTTTTGTTGGAGTATCTATAACCGTTGGAAAGAATTATGGCATAGCAGAAATATTTTGTGCTACCATAGTAGCTGCTTTAGTTGAAATTATTTTAAGCAAATTTATTAGACCTTTAAAAAAATTTCTACCACCAGTAGTAACTGGTACAGTAGTTACTTTAATAGGACTCACAATAATACCAGTTGCAATAGATTGGTTAGCTGGGGGAGTTGGAATGCCTAATTATGGATCAATAAAAAATATATTAGTTGGGCTTACTGTAATGATAATTATAATATTACTGAATCAATTTGGAAATGAGTTTTTAAGTTCAGCATCTATTGTTATTGGAATCATCTGTGGTTATATATTGGCGGCTTTTACAGGAATGTTAGATTTTACATCAGTAGAATCTGCCTCAATTTTTTCATTTCCCAGACCATTTAAATATGGCTGTAAGTTTAACATAGCAGCCATTTTAGCATTTATCCCTGTATATTTAGCAACAACCGTTGAAACTGTAGGAGATACATTAGCTATTGGAGCAGCTTGCGAACATGAAGTAACAGGGGAAGAATTATCTAGTGGAGTCTTGTGTGATGGCTTTGGAAGCATACTAGCTGGAATTTTTAATTCAGGAGCTAATACAAGTTTTAGTCAATGTTCAGGACTTATAAATGTTACTGGAGTTGCAAGCCGCTTTGTAACTATACTTGCAGGAGGATTACTTATAATAGCTGGTTTAATACCTAAATTTGGTGCCATAGTAGCAGTTATGCCTAATCCAGTTTTAGGTGGAGCTGGTGTTATAATGTTTGGAATGATAGCAGGTGCAGGTATTAAAATGTTAGGTGAGGTAAAGTTTGATAGAAGAAATATGTTAGTTGTATCTGTTTCTTTAACCCTTGGCCTTGGAGTAATGTTTAAACCAGATATATTAAGACAATTTCCTACTGCAATTCAAACTATATTTGGTTCAGGTGTAACAACTGGAACTATATCTGCCATACTATTAAACATAATTTTACCTAAAAATAATTCAATTAATAAAGATTTAAATAAACAGAAAAGTATAAATAGTTAACACCTTTAGTAAATAATGTTAAAACAAATTCAATATAAATAAAAAAATATGTTAATATATATGTATTAACATATTTTTTATTATAAGGTAATTAGTTAGGGGGGTGTATTTTTATGTTAAAATTCAAAAGAAAATCTACAATAGGTCTAACTTTATTAGTTAGTAGCCTTGTTTTAACAGGTTCATTTGTTGTTACAAATGCTGCAACTCATGAAACTATTCAAGTTAATAAAAAAGTATCTAATTTTAAACATAGTAATGTATTAAATAAATCTAATGAAATGATAACTAATAAATCATATAATGGATTAAAAACAGAATATGTAGGAAATTTTGATAATATGCCAGGAAAGTTTAAAACTCCATGTGTAAAAAAAGCTTTTGGTAATGGCAATTGGAAAGTTAAAGTTGTTTCAGGATATAATCATTACACATATAAAACTGCTCCACAAAAGGTAAAAGCTCGATATAAGGCTGCTTGTAAATCTATTAATAAAACTCCTAATGATTCTGATGTTATATCAGTACCTCAAGGATTAGATAATTAAATAAAGCCTTTAAATAAAGACTTCATAAATTGAAGGCTTTATAAATTATCCAATAAAATATTTTTAATTTATCAAAATAATTTTCATACACAAAGGATTCTCTGGTGTGTTATATATTTCATAAAGGATATTCTCATTTCCTGAAACACAATCATGGTAAATTAACTTTGTCATAGGTGAAGAAATATTTAATATATTTAAACATATATTAGAGGCAACTCCAGGTAGATTATATCTTTTAAATTCTCCTTTATTAAGAACAACTTCTTTAGTTATGGTGTCATCAAATACACTATATTGTAATATACACTTTACCCTTAAATTAATAATATTTTTAAATCTTATATAGTTCATTGGAGAATATAAATTATTACAATAACAACAACACTTTAAATTTTTCATTATAAAATCACCTTATTATATAATATACTAACTCAATATATTATATTTTATATATTTAACTTTGTTATTTTTATTATATATTTACATTAATTGTTAATTTAGTTCCCCCTTATAAAAGTGATAAATTTTATTATTTTGATAAATTTATTTTAATCATAGGTAAGTATATTTTAAATCTTTTGGATTAGGAGTAACTCTAAAATGTGTATTCTTACCCTTTCCATTGATGTAATATGCTTGGGCTAAATTCAAAGCTTTTACACGTGTAGATGTAGAGTTATTTTTTGAAAAAAATCTTT
This genomic stretch from Clostridium novyi harbors:
- a CDS encoding MOSC domain-containing protein, yielding MAKVIAVNISEKKGVVKHPIEKGFFRKNHGLEGDAHAGNWHRQVSLLAKESIDKMKKLGLDKLSAGDFGENITTEGIVIHELPIGTKLKIGETEMEVTQIGKKCHNGCEIKKLVGDCIMPREGIFTIVIKEGEIKPGDEIKIIKY
- a CDS encoding uracil-xanthine permease family protein → MGIENKKSELRYKLHEKPPLKTSILLAFQTILTGFGGIVAVPLVVAGTLGLPFDEITFWVSCALFVAGIVTIIQSHGLGKIGSRLPIVMGTSFAFVGVSITVGKNYGIAEIFCATIVAALVEIILSKFIRPLKKFLPPVVTGTVVTLIGLTIIPVAIDWLAGGVGMPNYGSIKNILVGLTVMIIIILLNQFGNEFLSSASIVIGIICGYILAAFTGMLDFTSVESASIFSFPRPFKYGCKFNIAAILAFIPVYLATTVETVGDTLAIGAACEHEVTGEELSSGVLCDGFGSILAGIFNSGANTSFSQCSGLINVTGVASRFVTILAGGLLIIAGLIPKFGAIVAVMPNPVLGGAGVIMFGMIAGAGIKMLGEVKFDRRNMLVVSVSLTLGLGVMFKPDILRQFPTAIQTIFGSGVTTGTISAILLNIILPKNNSINKDLNKQKSINS